The region TTTCCTGTAACGCGTAGATGCGAAGAAGTAAATGATGGGGTCGATGCTGCAGTTCAAGTTCATGAGGCACACCGTGAGCTGAAGGCACAGTTTGAAAGCCCTCTGCTCGGGGCAGGTTGGCTGGTGGAGCACCTTTCTCACCATGAACCGGATGACATTGAAGTGGTAGGGGATGAAGCACACAAGCACGGCCACCAGCACCACCAGGGTGAGCAGGCAGGCCCTGCAGTGGTGCCCCTTCCCGCTTGTCAGAGGGTTGTCCCGGGCCGTCCTCACAGCTTCATGGTGATCCTCACGTAGCAGAAGAGAATGACGCCCACCGGCCCGCAGAAGCTCAGAGCGGAGATCACTAGGACCACGGCGGGCAGCGTGAGCACCGGCTGGACGCTGTCATACTCCATGCAGGTCAGCCTGCCGGCCACGAGCTTGGTCATGGAGAGCAGGAGCAGGGGCGCCGTCTGCAGAGACAACAGGACCCACACAGCCACACAGATGAGCCTGGCCTGCCGGGGTCCGCGGAGCCAGAGACACTGGTGGGTGCGGACCACAGCCACGTAACGGTCCACGCTCACGCATGCCATCAGGTAGATCCCTGAATAAGTGTTCACGTAGGATATGAAGGCCGTCAGCCTGCAGAGCCCTTCACCGAAAGGCCAGCTGAAGTCCAGCACGTAGTAGGCGATCTTTCCGGGCAGGGCCAGGGTGAACAGGAGGTCGGACACTGCCAGGTGGACCAGGTAGACATTTGTTGAGTTGATCTTCTTGCCCTTTTGATAAGCAAGGCGAAGGGCAAGGATGTTTCCCAGGGTGCCGAAGACCAAGAGGGCTGTGTAGAACAAAGAGAGCATCACGCTGGCCACCCGGGGTGGGTGGCGAGGAAGGCAGGAGTCGGCGTGGTGGACGAGGCTGTCTGGGTCAGCCGTGCAGGAAGCCATGTCATAGGGGTCCTTGGggagacaaaaaattaaaatgtaacattGTATCTGTGGGGTTAACGCCTCTGTCGAGTAATACTTAATAATTTGCTGAAGCCACATGCCCGTGAAAAgcatatatctttatttttaacttttattggattatagttgatttacaatgttgtgttagtttcaggtgtgcagcaacgtgattcagttacatatacatatacatatattcattcttttttagattcttttctcatataggttatcacagatggagttccctgtgctttacagcaggCCCTGTTGgttatatcttatatatagtagtgtgtgtatgttcatcccaagctcctgatttatcccttccctcagtgtttcccctttggtaaccatcagtttgttttcaatacctgtaagtctgtttctgttttgtaaatgggtaaagaagatgtggtacatacaagCCTACCTCTTTTGAAGTAAATTTATGTGGACGTGTGACATACCGTTCCACTCActgttgctatgtaacaaattacccccagaatttagcaacttaaaacacTTTATTATTTTCACGGTCAGGTTTTGAACAGGACACAGTGGGATTGGCTTTTCTCTGCTGCCCACTGTTGGGAGCCTCAGCTGGGAAGAATCGACAGCTGAGGGTTACTCAGTGGCAGGGGCTGGGACCACCCGGAGGTGATTTTACTCAAATGACGCTGACTTTGGGCCGAAGCCTCAACTGGACTGTCAGCTACAGCACCTGCACGAGGGTTCCTCGTGAGGCAGGGGCTTCCTCGCAACATGGTGGCCTGCAGGTACCTCAGTTTCTTACACAGTAGGTGGAGGCTCCAAAAGAAAGTGTCCCGGAAACCAGGTAGAATCTCCGTCTATTAACCAcgtcttttattttctatattctagTGCTCTGACATCTTGGGGCCTGGCTGACCCTGGAGGGGCTGCCCTTCCCTGGGTTAACCAGTCCCTTGAGTGTACTTTTCAAACGCAAACCAACCACTCCCACCACCTGCCCTAATCaacccagggccaggtaccagggGCAGCCCCTGTGTCCCAGAGCCCCCTGAGATGGTTCAAACAAGCCTAAGCCTGCTGACCCTGCCTTGCCTGTTCCCTTCCACCGAAACCACAGTAGAGGCTCTTGCCCACATTTCTGCTCCTCTGGCTCTGTCTCCTGACCAACCCCAGCTCTCCCCCTGTGGCCCCCCGTGATGTGGCATGGCCCCTCTTCTTGGGGTCTGTAAGTAACGAGCTCTCTTTTTCAACAGCAATCATCCCCTGATCTGTGGGCCTTCCTGACCCTCAGATTTTCTATGAACACACTGTACTCAGAAACACTGCATCAGCTTTTCTAAGCTGGCCCGGGAAGTGTGGTATCATCATGTCCGCCTTCTGCTGTTACAAGTGAGTCACAAGCCCAGCCAGAATCAAGAAGAGGAGACATAGCTCCCATCTCTCAATAGGAGGCAGGTCAAAGAATTTGCAGCCATTTACAAATCACAACACACATGCAAAAGTGTGCACAAATCGTGAAAGTAGAGCTTGACGATTTTCATAAAGTGAACACGTCTGTGTAATTAGCCCCCAGATTAGGAGACACCTCACCAGCACCCCCAGAAGCTCTCCTTTGCCC is a window of Delphinus delphis chromosome 18, mDelDel1.2, whole genome shotgun sequence DNA encoding:
- the LOC132413482 gene encoding G-protein coupled receptor 183-like; the protein is MASCTADPDSLVHHADSCLPRHPPRVASVMLSLFYTALLVFGTLGNILALRLAYQKGKKINSTNVYLVHLAVSDLLFTLALPGKIAYYVLDFSWPFGEGLCRLTAFISYVNTYSGIYLMACVSVDRYVAVVRTHQCLWLRGPRQARLICVAVWVLLSLQTRAFKLCLQLTVCLMNLNCSIDPIIYFFASTRYRKWLLSIWKLKASHPPTPPLREKVPQKHKISARLEAPCP